Proteins encoded together in one Streptomyces umbrinus window:
- a CDS encoding FAD-binding protein: protein MSRRPPRRSVLRDLAAAGTAVIGFDPFTRSWAVTPSDRPLHDIPDLDGTLHTDEAALSAAADDFGHIVHRRPAAVLRPGSVADVVAMVRFCDRRGIPVAPRGQGHATNGQAQVAGGLVIETAPFAAIHSVDSGSTSVRVGAGAKWSDVAKTTLVHGLTPPVFTDYLELSVGGTLSVGGLGGQTHRHGAQVDNVLELEVVTGAGELLRCSPTRHQDLFLAVLAGLGQCAVVVGATVRLVRAPETVRHYLLPYDDLRTFVDDQRVLVRDRRFSYVEGQMVPDATGAFRGYVIEAVAYGPPAGDVPDDTALLRGLRHDPSGAEITDIPYYDFLDRLAPAVAALKEAGLWAYAHPWLNLLVPGRKAAEVTGRLLDALTPDDVGPGGVVLLYPLVREHLRTPLLRMPDDPVPYLFAVLRTTPPDDTASVRRLLAANRSAYDLVRAAGGTQYPVGSVPFDRADWRRHFGPAWPRFAAARKTYDPRGILVPGQGIF, encoded by the coding sequence ATGTCCCGCAGACCGCCCCGACGTTCCGTGCTGCGCGACCTGGCCGCCGCAGGAACCGCGGTGATCGGCTTCGACCCCTTCACACGCAGTTGGGCGGTGACCCCGTCCGACCGGCCGCTGCACGACATCCCAGATCTGGACGGAACCCTCCACACCGACGAGGCCGCGCTGAGCGCCGCCGCCGACGACTTCGGCCACATCGTGCACCGCCGACCGGCCGCGGTGCTGCGCCCGGGCTCCGTCGCGGACGTCGTGGCGATGGTGCGGTTCTGCGACAGGCGCGGAATCCCGGTCGCCCCACGCGGACAGGGCCACGCCACGAACGGCCAGGCACAGGTCGCCGGCGGCCTGGTCATCGAGACCGCCCCGTTCGCCGCCATTCACTCCGTCGACTCCGGCAGCACGAGCGTCCGGGTCGGCGCCGGCGCCAAGTGGAGCGACGTCGCCAAGACCACCCTCGTCCACGGCCTGACCCCTCCCGTCTTCACCGACTACCTCGAACTCTCCGTCGGCGGAACGCTGTCCGTCGGAGGCCTCGGCGGCCAGACCCACCGCCACGGCGCGCAGGTCGACAACGTCCTGGAGCTGGAAGTCGTCACCGGCGCGGGGGAGTTGCTGCGCTGCTCCCCGACCCGCCACCAGGACCTGTTCCTCGCCGTACTCGCCGGCCTCGGCCAGTGCGCCGTGGTCGTCGGCGCGACCGTACGACTGGTCCGCGCGCCCGAGACCGTACGCCACTACCTCCTGCCGTACGACGATCTGCGGACCTTCGTGGACGACCAACGCGTGCTCGTCCGCGACCGACGGTTCTCCTACGTCGAGGGGCAGATGGTTCCGGATGCCACGGGCGCCTTCCGCGGGTACGTCATCGAGGCCGTCGCCTACGGACCTCCGGCCGGAGACGTTCCCGACGACACCGCGCTCCTGCGGGGCCTGCGGCACGACCCCTCCGGCGCGGAGATCACCGACATCCCGTACTACGACTTCCTCGACCGGCTCGCCCCGGCCGTCGCCGCTCTCAAGGAAGCCGGGCTGTGGGCATACGCCCATCCATGGCTCAACCTGCTCGTGCCCGGCCGGAAGGCGGCCGAGGTGACAGGCCGGCTCCTGGACGCGCTCACCCCGGACGACGTGGGTCCGGGCGGCGTCGTGCTGCTGTACCCGCTGGTGCGCGAGCACCTGCGGACCCCGCTGCTGCGCATGCCCGACGACCCGGTTCCCTACCTCTTCGCGGTCCTGCGGACCACTCCTCCCGACGACACGGCGTCGGTCCGGCGACTGCTGGCGGCCAACCGGTCCGCGTACGACCTCGTCCGCGCGGCCGGCGGCACCCAGTACCCGGTCGGCTCCGTGCCCTTCGACCGGGCCGACTGGCGACGGCACTTTGGGCCCGCCTGGCCCCGGTTCGCCGCCGCGCGGAAGACGTACGATCCGCGCGGGATCCTCGTCCCCGGACAGGGAATTTTCTGA